One stretch of Candidatus Eisenbacteria bacterium DNA includes these proteins:
- a CDS encoding glycosyltransferase family 4 protein, whose translation MSSMKIAMYLFHTFRNDHRVLKEARSLLSAGHEVVLIALREGDELPRERVEDGIRVLRLRIPARRFRKGRYAEYFVRAALAGLSARADAHHCHDLDTLVPAALASCFCHKPLIYDSHELFTETHFLVGREKERRIWAFLEKRFIRFAARVLTVSDPIADDLAARYGIERPLVVRNCPEYRTPPPPRPFFEDAGGEPVLLCQGYLQKGRGLETLVGAMRHVPRGRLVLLGDGEMKEELARLVALLHLEEKVTLLPAVPIEELPSRTASATLGFVLYSTASLNFRYALPNKFFEYVMAGVPVVSSRIPEIARLIEEHGVGRIVDPVSPETVAREVNRLLEDPDAIARMRENCLRAARVLHWGVEEKKLLSLYEEIASRNRK comes from the coding sequence GGAACGATCATCGCGTTCTCAAGGAGGCGAGGAGCCTCCTCTCCGCGGGGCACGAGGTCGTTCTCATCGCCCTCCGCGAGGGAGACGAGCTTCCCCGGGAGCGCGTCGAGGATGGGATTCGCGTTCTCCGTCTCCGGATCCCGGCGCGGCGTTTCCGGAAGGGGCGTTACGCCGAGTACTTCGTCCGGGCGGCGCTCGCCGGCCTCTCCGCGCGCGCCGACGCTCATCATTGCCACGACCTCGACACGCTCGTTCCGGCCGCGCTCGCCTCATGCTTTTGCCATAAACCATTGATCTATGATTCGCACGAGCTCTTCACCGAGACCCACTTCCTCGTTGGACGCGAGAAGGAAAGGCGGATCTGGGCGTTTCTCGAGAAGAGGTTCATCCGGTTCGCGGCGCGCGTCCTCACCGTCTCCGATCCGATCGCCGACGATCTCGCGGCCCGCTACGGAATCGAGCGGCCGCTCGTCGTGCGGAATTGCCCCGAGTACCGGACGCCCCCCCCTCCCCGCCCGTTTTTCGAGGACGCGGGCGGCGAGCCGGTTCTCCTCTGCCAGGGCTATCTGCAGAAGGGGCGAGGACTCGAGACGCTCGTCGGCGCGATGCGGCACGTCCCCCGAGGGCGGCTCGTCCTTCTCGGCGACGGCGAGATGAAGGAGGAGCTCGCGCGCCTCGTCGCGCTTCTTCATCTCGAGGAGAAGGTGACGCTCCTGCCGGCGGTGCCGATCGAGGAGCTTCCCTCCCGAACCGCCTCGGCGACCCTCGGCTTCGTTCTGTACTCGACCGCCTCGCTCAACTTCCGCTACGCCCTTCCGAACAAGTTCTTCGAGTACGTGATGGCGGGGGTTCCGGTCGTCTCCTCGAGGATTCCGGAGATCGCCCGGCTGATCGAGGAGCACGGGGTCGGGCGGATCGTAGATCCGGTGAGCCCCGAGACGGTGGCGCGGGAGGTCAACCGTCTCCTGGAGGATCCGGACGCGATCGCGCGGATGAGGGAGAACTGCCTCCGGGCGGCCCGCGTCCTTCACTGGGGCGTCGAGGAGAAGAAGCTTCTCTCCCTCTACGAGGAGATCGCCTCTCGGAACCGGAAGTAG
- the lexA gene encoding repressor LexA has protein sequence MKKLTGRQQEILDFLAEHARETGYPPTIREIGFRFGIRSTKGVVDHLTALERKGCIRRVLGKSRALELLLTGSDEKSAGVPLLGRIAAGLPLLAEENVEERLMIDPSFLKGKDEFLLRVRGESMIEAHIADGDLVLVRPAAEARNGEIVVALLGDEATVKRFFRQGDRIELRPENRSMDPIAVDPSAGEFRILGVVVGLFRKM, from the coding sequence ATGAAGAAGCTGACCGGGAGACAGCAGGAGATCCTGGACTTTCTGGCCGAGCACGCCCGCGAGACGGGCTATCCGCCGACCATCCGTGAGATCGGTTTTCGGTTCGGTATTCGATCCACGAAGGGGGTTGTCGACCATCTGACCGCTCTCGAGCGGAAGGGGTGCATCCGGCGCGTTCTCGGCAAGTCGAGGGCTCTCGAGCTTCTCCTGACCGGCTCGGACGAGAAGAGCGCGGGCGTTCCGCTTCTCGGCCGGATCGCCGCGGGGCTTCCCCTTCTCGCGGAGGAGAACGTGGAGGAGCGCCTCATGATCGACCCGTCGTTCCTCAAGGGAAAGGACGAGTTCCTTCTCCGCGTGCGCGGCGAGAGCATGATCGAGGCGCACATCGCGGACGGCGACCTCGTCCTCGTGCGGCCGGCCGCCGAGGCGAGGAACGGGGAGATCGTGGTCGCGCTCCTCGGGGACGAGGCGACCGTGAAGCGCTTCTTCCGCCAGGGGGACCGGATCGAGCTCCGGCCCGAGAACCGGTCGATGGATCCGATTGCTGTTGATCCGAGCGCCGGCGAGTTCCGAATCCTCGGCGTGGTGGTCGGTCTCTTCCGAAAGATGTAG